In the Oncorhynchus gorbuscha isolate QuinsamMale2020 ecotype Even-year linkage group LG05, OgorEven_v1.0, whole genome shotgun sequence genome, one interval contains:
- the LOC124036309 gene encoding drebrin-like protein isoform X1, which yields MAVNLSKNGISLTNAYKEVVDEKSNTNWALFTYEGNTNDIRLAEKGDGGLEELVEELSSGKIMYAFCRVEDPNSGLCKYVLINWTGEGVKDARKGLCANHVSSIANFLKGAHVTINARAEEDVEPEAIMQKVAKASGANYSFHKESNKFRDAGPQGPVGSVYQKTNAMSEIKRTNKDNFWAQAEKDEEKRQQEERSKADEERHKLEKDRKDREAKEATLREKRDKERASMIDQQKKYQQQQEAESRDNEKQQWEEQEKDFQAAQKKGMKRGESVEKANEAASLISQRSMNPREMFKQREKGMAPSTADTDTPAAAHTPASPQPGRLNSPFLSKQPCEPEPSRLPLRQASPLPTGSASPVPAAEPSVDEPVVDESTPSVGEPSQSECLDEQDATPEDQWQDEVKATAAPTEHNHATEPAQNNLYEEPPEVEENTNEVAAKKTDRGVCARALYDYQAADETEISFDPDDILNGIEMIDEGWWRGYGPDGHFGMFPANYVELV from the exons ATGGCAGTGAACTTAAGTAAAAACGGAATTTCCCTGACAAATGCTTACAAAGAGGTTGTAGATGAGAAATCCAACACCAACTG GGCCTTGTTCACCTACGAGGGGAACACTAATGATATACGATTGGCAGAGAAGGGAG ATGGTGGACTGGAGGAACTGGTGGAGGAACTTAGCAGCGGTAAAATAATGTACGCTTTCTGTCGTGTCGAGGACCCAAACTCTGGCCTGTGCAAATACGTCCTGATCAACTGG ACTGGAGAAGGTGTGAAAGACGCCAGGAAAGGACTATGTGCCAATCATGTCAGCTCCATAGCTAATTTTCTCAAG GGAGCCCATGTCACAATAAATGCCCGTGCAGAGGAGGATGTGGAACCTGAGGCTATTATGCAAAAGGTGGCCAAGGCCTCAGGGGCCAACTACAGCTTCCACAAAGAGTCCAACAAATTCCGAGACGCTGGTCCCCAAGGACCTGTG GGCTCTGTGTATCAGAAGACCAACGCCATGTCTGAAATCAAACGGACCAATAAAGACAACTTCTGGGCGCAGGCAGAG AAAGATGAGGAGAAGCGGCAGCAGGAGGAGCGCAGCAAGGCAGATGAAGAGCGCCACAAGCTGGAGAAAGATCGGAAGGATCGAGAGGCCAAGGAGGCAActctcagagagaagagagacaaggagagggccTCTATGATTGACCAGCAGAA GAAGTACCAGCAGCAGCAGGAAGCTGAGAGCAGAGACAATGAAAAACAACAATGG gaggagcaggagaaggacTTCCAGGCAGCTCAGAAGAAAGGGATGAAGCGTGGTGAATCTGTAGAGAAAGCCAAT GAGGCGGCCTCCCTGATCTCTCAGCGCTCTATGAACCCCAGAGAGATGTtcaagcagagagagaagggcatgGCCCCCAGCACTGCAGACACCGACACCCCTGCTGCTGCCCACACCCCTGCCAGCCCCCAGCCGG GGCGTTTGAACAGCCCTTTTCTCTCTAAGCAACCATGCGAGCCCGAGCCGTCCCGCTTGCCCCTGCGCCAAGCCTCCCCTCTGCCCACAGGCTCCGCCTCTCCTGTCCCTGCTGCAG AACCCAGTGTGGATGAGCCCGTTGTGGATGAATCCACTCCCAGTGTGGGTGAGCCATCCCAATCTGAGTGCTTGGATGAGCAGGATGCAACCCCTGAGGATCAGTGGCAAGATGAAG TAAAGGCAACAGCAGCTCCCACTGAGCACAACCATGCCACAGAGCCAGCCCAAAACAACCTCTATGAGGAGCCCCCAGAG GTGGAAGAGAACACGAATGAGGTGGCTGCAAAGAAGACCGACCGAGGCGTCTGTGCCAGGGCTCTATACGACTACCAAGCTG
- the LOC124036309 gene encoding drebrin-like protein B isoform X2 has product MAVNLSKNGISLTNAYKEVVDEKSNTNWALFTYEGNTNDIRLAEKGDGGLEELVEELSSGKIMYAFCRVEDPNSGLCKYVLINWTGEGVKDARKGLCANHVSSIANFLKGAHVTINARAEEDVEPEAIMQKVAKASGANYSFHKESNKFRDAGPQGPVGSVYQKTNAMSEIKRTNKDNFWAQAEKDEEKRQQEERSKADEERHKLEKDRKDREAKEATLREKRDKERASMIDQQKKYQQQQEAESRDNEKQQWEEQEKDFQAAQKKGMKRGESVEKANEAASLISQRSMNPREMFKQREKGMAPSTADTDTPAAAHTPASPQPEPSVDEPVVDESTPSVGEPSQSECLDEQDATPEDQWQDEVKATAAPTEHNHATEPAQNNLYEEPPEVEENTNEVAAKKTDRGVCARALYDYQAADETEISFDPDDILNGIEMIDEGWWRGYGPDGHFGMFPANYVELV; this is encoded by the exons ATGGCAGTGAACTTAAGTAAAAACGGAATTTCCCTGACAAATGCTTACAAAGAGGTTGTAGATGAGAAATCCAACACCAACTG GGCCTTGTTCACCTACGAGGGGAACACTAATGATATACGATTGGCAGAGAAGGGAG ATGGTGGACTGGAGGAACTGGTGGAGGAACTTAGCAGCGGTAAAATAATGTACGCTTTCTGTCGTGTCGAGGACCCAAACTCTGGCCTGTGCAAATACGTCCTGATCAACTGG ACTGGAGAAGGTGTGAAAGACGCCAGGAAAGGACTATGTGCCAATCATGTCAGCTCCATAGCTAATTTTCTCAAG GGAGCCCATGTCACAATAAATGCCCGTGCAGAGGAGGATGTGGAACCTGAGGCTATTATGCAAAAGGTGGCCAAGGCCTCAGGGGCCAACTACAGCTTCCACAAAGAGTCCAACAAATTCCGAGACGCTGGTCCCCAAGGACCTGTG GGCTCTGTGTATCAGAAGACCAACGCCATGTCTGAAATCAAACGGACCAATAAAGACAACTTCTGGGCGCAGGCAGAG AAAGATGAGGAGAAGCGGCAGCAGGAGGAGCGCAGCAAGGCAGATGAAGAGCGCCACAAGCTGGAGAAAGATCGGAAGGATCGAGAGGCCAAGGAGGCAActctcagagagaagagagacaaggagagggccTCTATGATTGACCAGCAGAA GAAGTACCAGCAGCAGCAGGAAGCTGAGAGCAGAGACAATGAAAAACAACAATGG gaggagcaggagaaggacTTCCAGGCAGCTCAGAAGAAAGGGATGAAGCGTGGTGAATCTGTAGAGAAAGCCAAT GAGGCGGCCTCCCTGATCTCTCAGCGCTCTATGAACCCCAGAGAGATGTtcaagcagagagagaagggcatgGCCCCCAGCACTGCAGACACCGACACCCCTGCTGCTGCCCACACCCCTGCCAGCCCCCAGCCGG AACCCAGTGTGGATGAGCCCGTTGTGGATGAATCCACTCCCAGTGTGGGTGAGCCATCCCAATCTGAGTGCTTGGATGAGCAGGATGCAACCCCTGAGGATCAGTGGCAAGATGAAG TAAAGGCAACAGCAGCTCCCACTGAGCACAACCATGCCACAGAGCCAGCCCAAAACAACCTCTATGAGGAGCCCCCAGAG GTGGAAGAGAACACGAATGAGGTGGCTGCAAAGAAGACCGACCGAGGCGTCTGTGCCAGGGCTCTATACGACTACCAAGCTG
- the LOC124036310 gene encoding ubiquitin-conjugating enzyme E2 D4, with translation MALKRIQKELTDLQRDPPAQCSAGPVGDDLFHWQATIMGPNDSPYQGGVFFLTIHFPTDYPFKPPKVAFTTKIYHPNINSNGSICLDILRSQWSPALTVSKVLLSICSLLCDPNPDDPLVPEIAHTYKADREKYNRLAREWTQKYAM, from the exons ATGGCGTTGAAAAGAATTCAAAAG GAACTGACAGATTTGCAGAGGGATCCACCTGCACAATGCTCAGCGGGACCAGTTGGAGATGATT TGTTTCACTGGCAGGCAACAATAATGGGTCCG aatgACAGTCCTTATCAGGGAGGAGTGTTCTTCTTGACTATTCACTTCCCTACAGATTACCCCTTCAAACCACCAAAG GTTGCGTTCACGACAAAGATCTACCACCCTAATATCAACAGCAATGGAAGTATTTGTCTGGATATATTGAGATCGCAATGGTCGCCTGCACTCACTGTATCAAAAG TTCTCTTGTCAATCTGCTCTCTGCTTTGCGATCCGAACCCAGATGACCCACTTGTACCGGAGATTGCACACACCTACAAAGCTGACAGGGAAAA gTACAACAGACTAGCAAGAGAATGGACACAGAAGTATGCAATGTGA